A stretch of DNA from Elusimicrobiota bacterium:
CGCACCTCAACTGATGTTTCATTGGCTACACCACCGTGTTTTAAAGCTTCCCATATGCTTTTATACGCATCTTTTAGTTCGGTATATTTTCCTGCAACCGCGACAATAACAGCATGTTTCGGAAACCTGAAATTATGGACCATTTTTTCCCAGTCTTCAAGGTTATGTTTTTTTGCTGTAAGTCCCAGATATTCAAGAACCAGATCATCCATCTTCTGTCTTTGAAGAAGAAGCGGAACTTCATAAATGGAAGAACCCACATCTTTTTCTTCTATTACGGCCCGCGGTTCAACGTTACAAAAAAGCGCTATCTTGTTTTTTAACTCTTCAGTAAGATTTTTTTCCATGCGGCAAATAAGCATGGAAGGTTCAATCCCTATTTCCCTAAGCTTCATAACGCTGTGCTGCGTCGGTTTAGTCTTCATTTCTTCCGCAGCTTTTATATAAGGAATCAATGTAACATGGCAGTAACAAACGTTTTCCCGTCCTACCTCAAGCCTGAACTGTCTTATGGCCTCAAGAAACGGCAGGCTTTCAATATCGCCCACAGTCCCGCCTATCTCAACAATGATAACATCATATCCTGAAGTAATTTTTTTAAGCCGGCTTTTTATTTCGTTTGTGATATGAGGAATAACCTGGATAGTTTTGCCTAGATAATCGCCCTTTCTTTCCGCGCTAATTACTGCTTCATAGACCTGTCCGGAAGTAGCATTATTTTCGCGGTGCATGTCCTGGTCCAAAAACCTTTCATAGTGACCCAGGTCTAAATCGGTTTCCGCTCCGTCAACAGTTACAAAAACCTCCCCATGCTGATAAGGAGACATTGTGCCGGGATCTACGTTAAGATAGGGATCAAACTTTAAAATGTTAACTTTTAGGCCCCGCGCCTTAAGAAGGCACCCCAATGATGCCGCGGTTATTCCCTTGCCTAAAGATGAAACAACGCCTCCGGTAACAAAAACGTACTTTGTTGTCATGAAAGCATCCATTGAATTTTTTTAATATCTTGTGGAACATCGACTCCTAAGGAATCAGTTTTTGAAAGAATTGTTTTAATTTTGAAGCCATTTTCAAGAATTCTCAGCTGCTCAAGCTGTTCAGTCTTTTCCAAGCCGGTTTGAGCCATTGCGGAAAATTTAATCAGAAAATCCTTGCGGTATCCGTAAATACCGATATGCTTATAATATCTCGCTTTTTTTTTGTCCCTATTATAGGGAATAGGGTATCTTGAAAAATATAATGCAAAACCTTTTTTGTCTAAAACAGTTTTAACTACATTAGGGCTTAATATTTCTTTTTTATTCTTCAAAGGATAGACCGCGGTTACAACGGAGGTTTCCTTATTCTTTTTCAATTCTTTAATAAGATTGTCAATCAACAGTGGCGAAATCAAAGGTTCATCGCCCTGAATATTAATAAAAATATCGTATTTTTTGCCTGTTTTTTTAGCTACTTCTGCAAGACGATCTGTTCCGCTTTTGCAATTTTTTGAAGTCATGAAAATTTTTGCATTGAATCTTTTAGCCGTTTCAAAAATTCTTTGATCGTCAGTTGCTATTATAATTTCATCAAGAAGCCTGCTTTTTTTGGCTCTTCGCCATACTCTTTCTAGCAATGTTTTACCATTAATGACAAAAAGGGGTTTGCCCGGAAAACGTGTTGAATTGTACCGTGAAGGAATAACTCCGATGGCCTTCATATCAGTGGTTTTTACCCCGTTAGAAACAGCCGAACAATACTTTATCTCCCAAACTGCGAAAAGCTGTATTTCTTTTTTTCGTTACCCCTTCCTTCTTCTTATCGTTTCACTGTTTCTAACGGGGTGCCCCCCAAACTACTTAGAAACAGCCGAACAATTGTTAATGTCTAAAATTAAAATATCAAATATGAGGCTGTTGCAAACCCCATTTTCGTCATGCCGTCCGCCCTGGGCGGACGAGGTGACACTGCTTGACTTCGGCAACAGCCTCATTTCTAATTTCAAGACCGTGAAAACTTAGAAAACCTTTTTTAGCATCTACCGCGTTCTCTTATGTTTTATTGTTTCTAACGGGGTTTATTGAAATTTTTTATAGCTGTCTGAAGCTCTTCCGGCGAAACCGTAGCTGTGCCAAGTTTTGCCACGACTACGCCGGCGGCAAAATTAGAAATTTCGGCTGCTTGTATTAAATTTGCTTTTGCAGCTAGTGCCAGAGTAAATGTTGCTATAACTGTATCCCCGGCTCCGGTCACATCATACACTTCTTTCGCTCTTGTGGGAATATGGGTAATTTTATTCCCGTGCTCAATTAACGTCATCCCTTTTTCACCCCGGGTAATCAAAACAGAATCTGTCCCAAGTTTTTTAAGTATTTTTTTACCCAAATCAACTATATTTTTATCTTCTGTCGGCCCGTGATAATGCATCCCGGCTATCGCTTCAGC
This window harbors:
- a CDS encoding CTP synthase: MTTKYVFVTGGVVSSLGKGITAASLGCLLKARGLKVNILKFDPYLNVDPGTMSPYQHGEVFVTVDGAETDLDLGHYERFLDQDMHRENNATSGQVYEAVISAERKGDYLGKTIQVIPHITNEIKSRLKKITSGYDVIIVEIGGTVGDIESLPFLEAIRQFRLEVGRENVCYCHVTLIPYIKAAEEMKTKPTQHSVMKLREIGIEPSMLICRMEKNLTEELKNKIALFCNVEPRAVIEEKDVGSSIYEVPLLLQRQKMDDLVLEYLGLTAKKHNLEDWEKMVHNFRFPKHAVIVAVAGKYTELKDAYKSIWEALKHGGVANETSVEVRYLDVEKEGIEEDLASVDGILVPGGFGDRGIEGKIRAIKYARENKIPFFGICLGMQCAVVEFARNVLDWKDANSTEFNPKTKHPVIDIMAEQRKVKRKGGTMRLGSYPCTLKDGTHSHKAYKKDEISERHRHRYEFNNKYRERFEKEGLTVAGINPKKKLVEIIELKNHPWFLAVQFHPEFQSRPARPHPLFKDFIGASLKNRLVKENKIV
- the kdsB gene encoding 3-deoxy-manno-octulosonate cytidylyltransferase, which codes for MKAIGVIPSRYNSTRFPGKPLFVINGKTLLERVWRRAKKSRLLDEIIIATDDQRIFETAKRFNAKIFMTSKNCKSGTDRLAEVAKKTGKKYDIFINIQGDEPLISPLLIDNLIKELKKNKETSVVTAVYPLKNKKEILSPNVVKTVLDKKGFALYFSRYPIPYNRDKKKARYYKHIGIYGYRKDFLIKFSAMAQTGLEKTEQLEQLRILENGFKIKTILSKTDSLGVDVPQDIKKIQWMLS
- a CDS encoding PfkB family carbohydrate kinase; amino-acid sequence: ARILKKAINLARKYDIPINVDPKIENFMRYKKVTCITPNTAEAIAGMHYHGPTEDKNIVDLGKKILKKLGTDSVLITRGEKGMTLIEHGNKITHIPTRAKEVYDVTGAGDTVIATFTLALAAKANLIQAAEISNFAAGVVVAKLGTATVSPEELQTAIKNFNKPR